Part of the Kitasatospora sp. NBC_00374 genome is shown below.
GTCGTTCTCCGGGTTGGACGGGGAGACCAGCTCGACCGCGACGGCGGCGGCCTCGGCGGGGACCTGGTTGTCGGTCGTCTCCAGGGCCTCGTCGGGAAGGTAGGTCAGGTCGGGGTTGCGGCTCTTGCCGACGTTGGGGGAGACGAGGTCGGTGTTCTCGCTGGGCAGCAGCCCCGCCGGGGCGTGAGCGTCGAACTGGCGGCGCACCATCAGCAGGTTCCGCTGGTGGATACCCGAGGGGCTGACCATCATGACGATGGTGTCGCCCGAGATCTCGACCTTGAACCCGTCGGGCAGGCTCCGGCGGGCCTCCTCGAGCAGTGCGAAGTGTTCCGGATTCACGTGCGGGGCCTCCTGAGGTGCGCCGATCGGCACCTCAAAGTATTGCGTCGCAGGGCA
Proteins encoded:
- a CDS encoding Uma2 family endonuclease, which encodes MNPEHFALLEEARRSLPDGFKVEISGDTIVMMVSPSGIHQRNLLMVRRQFDAHAPAGLLPSENTDLVSPNVGKSRNPDLTYLPDEALETTDNQVPAEAAAVAVELVSPSNPENDWVGKVRDYPLMGIPLYLLIDAGQKTVTLFSRPDGTRYHRREDVDFGEHLHIPEPFGFDLVTSGLLPY